One Synechococcus sp. JA-2-3B'a(2-13) genomic window carries:
- a CDS encoding cofactor assembly of complex C subunit B — MAIAPLTGEKVSTLALTTLLAIGLFFFLRAAGKDRVETRVYLSSRSLEEMGSALREHLERRGYRLQSADAEGIATFAGQGQASVGLALFLTGLAGTGLACLALVLQTLEPGWGAWPWMVVLASPWAGWYYRQRNQRPEQIRLKLQEADEDSVPLSSWERTPTASGSHLWVEGHRDELDGLAAALRLQERDPDRGRGA, encoded by the coding sequence TTGGCCATAGCCCCGCTGACGGGGGAAAAGGTTTCAACCTTGGCGTTGACGACTCTATTGGCCATCGGTCTATTCTTTTTTCTGCGAGCTGCGGGCAAAGATCGCGTTGAGACTCGCGTCTATCTCAGCAGTCGCAGCCTGGAAGAAATGGGATCCGCTCTGCGAGAGCACTTGGAAAGGCGTGGCTATCGTCTCCAGTCCGCCGATGCCGAGGGGATCGCCACCTTTGCAGGGCAGGGTCAGGCTAGCGTGGGGCTGGCCCTTTTTTTGACGGGGCTGGCGGGGACGGGACTGGCCTGTTTGGCCTTGGTGCTGCAGACCCTTGAGCCGGGGTGGGGAGCTTGGCCCTGGATGGTGGTGCTGGCTTCTCCTTGGGCGGGTTGGTACTACCGGCAGCGCAACCAACGCCCGGAACAAATCCGCCTGAAACTGCAGGAAGCCGACGAGGACTCCGTCCCGCTCTCGTCCTGGGAACGAACGCCAACGGCTTCTGGATCCCACCTGTGGGTGGAGGGGCATCGGGATGAGCTGGATGGGCTGGCTGCAGCCCTGAGGTTGCAAGAACGGGATCCCGACAGGGGTAGGGGAGCCTAA
- the sigC gene encoding RNA polymerase sigma factor SigC, translated as MSNYEPELNDILLDGPADLLEAAEEAEVDLADGEFLEEEPTRRSTDLVRLYLQEIGRVPLLGRDEEVALAQKVQDYMKLLDLRLRLQKELGRDPTLAEWVAKANQYPEWAQLTPEKLQQIQRIGKRAKEHMIKANLRLVVSVAKKYQNRGLELLDLIQEGTLGLERAVEKFDPKKGYRFSTYAYWWIRQGITRAIATQSRTIRLPVHITEKLNKIKKAQRKLSQEKGRTPTIEDIASELEMTPPQVRELLVRVPRSVSLETKVGKDKDTELGDLLETDDISPEETMMREALHRDLQQLLSDLTSRERDVIRMRFGLGDGRTYSLAEIGRALDLSRERVRQIEAKALQKLRQPKRRNRVRDYLEAIS; from the coding sequence ATGTCTAACTACGAACCTGAACTCAACGACATTTTGTTGGATGGCCCCGCCGATCTCCTCGAGGCTGCCGAAGAAGCAGAGGTGGATCTGGCCGATGGCGAGTTTCTGGAAGAGGAGCCAACCCGCCGCTCCACTGATCTGGTGCGCCTCTATTTACAGGAGATTGGTCGTGTTCCTCTTTTGGGGCGCGATGAAGAGGTGGCCCTGGCCCAAAAAGTCCAAGACTACATGAAGCTCTTGGATTTGCGTCTGCGTTTGCAGAAAGAGTTGGGACGGGATCCCACTCTTGCGGAATGGGTGGCCAAGGCCAACCAGTACCCCGAGTGGGCGCAACTGACCCCTGAAAAGCTGCAGCAGATTCAGCGGATTGGCAAGCGTGCCAAAGAACACATGATCAAGGCCAACCTGCGCCTGGTGGTGTCGGTGGCGAAAAAGTACCAAAACCGCGGCTTGGAGCTGTTGGATCTGATCCAAGAGGGTACGCTGGGCCTAGAGCGGGCGGTGGAAAAGTTCGACCCAAAAAAGGGCTACCGCTTCAGCACCTACGCCTACTGGTGGATCCGGCAGGGCATTACCCGCGCCATTGCCACCCAAAGCCGCACCATCCGCCTGCCCGTTCACATCACCGAGAAGCTGAACAAGATCAAAAAAGCGCAGCGCAAGCTCTCCCAGGAAAAGGGCCGCACCCCCACCATCGAAGACATCGCCTCCGAGTTGGAGATGACGCCGCCTCAAGTACGCGAGCTGTTGGTACGGGTGCCCCGCTCGGTTTCTCTGGAAACCAAGGTGGGCAAAGACAAGGACACCGAACTGGGGGATTTGCTGGAAACTGACGACATTTCTCCAGAAGAGACCATGATGCGGGAAGCCCTGCATCGCGATCTACAGCAGTTGCTCTCGGATCTCACCAGCCGCGAGCGGGATGTGATCCGCATGCGTTTCGGCTTGGGGGATGGGCGCACCTATTCGCTGGCGGAAATCGGTCGCGCCTTGGATCTGTCGCGGGAACGGGTGCGGCAAATTGAGGCCAAAGCTCTGCAGAAGTTGCGTCAGCCGAAGCGGCGCAACCGCGTGCGAGATTACCTGGAAGCTATCAGCTAG
- the murJ gene encoding murein biosynthesis integral membrane protein MurJ, translated as MEESATQEEIPGGSPSAGPSRSLMSVAGLVAGATLLSKGIGFIRQALIAAVYGSGPEYSAFGVAYILPGFLLILLGGINGPFHSAIVSVLKKQRDRDREDAAAWLESISTLVGCLLLLVSLGLWWGADWVVRLNAPGASPEVHALAAAQLRIMAPLALLSGWIGIGFGALNAAEHYALPALSPLISSLAVIGILVTLGWTGIPTLLAWGVLIGAIAQWLAQVPLQVRLGLGRPRLRFEWGSPQVRAVGLLMLPAVISSGMIHINVYVDLFFASFVPGDRTIGNLGYAQLLVQTPLGILSNMVLVPLMPLYAQLAGDGSRWPELRQRIRQGLMLTAIVTLPLSMLLVALAEPIVQVAYQRGRFTPEVTQEVAALLMAYGLGMTGYLLRDVLVRIFYALEDGATPLRISSMAIGLNALLDFLFLQAFGAPGIALATAGVNLIAVIGLGIRLHRHLPGIPWQEMGQALLPLLGITVLAGGLSHWLWTQLRSYEIVGSPLLTAVIGAGLAAGLGLSLFAAGALYLRIPEVEWAAAQLRKRVGRRGSKLASRN; from the coding sequence ATGGAGGAGTCTGCCACTCAGGAAGAGATCCCTGGGGGATCTCCTTCAGCAGGGCCATCCCGTTCGTTGATGTCGGTGGCGGGCTTGGTGGCCGGGGCGACCTTGCTCAGTAAGGGCATAGGCTTTATTCGCCAAGCTTTGATTGCAGCAGTGTATGGCTCGGGGCCGGAGTACAGCGCCTTCGGGGTAGCCTACATCCTGCCCGGTTTTCTGTTGATTCTGCTGGGAGGGATCAACGGCCCTTTTCACAGCGCCATCGTCAGTGTCCTCAAAAAGCAGCGGGATCGGGACAGGGAGGATGCGGCTGCCTGGCTGGAATCCATTTCCACCTTGGTAGGCTGCCTGCTCCTGCTGGTCAGCTTGGGCCTTTGGTGGGGAGCGGACTGGGTGGTGCGCCTGAATGCGCCGGGAGCCAGCCCCGAAGTCCATGCTCTGGCCGCTGCGCAACTGCGGATCATGGCCCCTTTGGCCTTGCTCTCGGGGTGGATTGGCATCGGCTTTGGAGCGCTGAATGCTGCCGAACACTACGCCTTGCCTGCCCTTAGCCCGCTGATCTCCAGCTTGGCGGTGATCGGGATCCTGGTCACGCTGGGATGGACGGGGATCCCAACTTTGCTGGCCTGGGGCGTGCTCATCGGGGCCATTGCCCAATGGTTGGCCCAAGTTCCGCTCCAGGTGCGGTTAGGGCTGGGGCGACCGCGCCTGCGCTTTGAGTGGGGATCCCCGCAGGTACGGGCGGTGGGCTTGCTGATGTTGCCGGCGGTGATCTCCTCCGGGATGATCCACATCAATGTTTATGTGGATCTGTTTTTTGCCTCTTTCGTACCTGGGGATCGCACCATCGGCAACTTGGGATATGCCCAGCTTCTGGTACAAACGCCGCTGGGGATCCTCTCCAACATGGTGCTGGTGCCCTTGATGCCTCTCTATGCCCAGTTGGCAGGGGATGGATCCCGTTGGCCGGAGCTGCGCCAGCGTATCCGCCAAGGGCTGATGCTTACGGCAATTGTGACCCTGCCCCTGTCGATGCTGTTGGTGGCTTTGGCCGAGCCCATTGTCCAAGTGGCCTACCAGCGGGGGCGCTTTACGCCGGAGGTGACACAAGAGGTGGCAGCCCTACTCATGGCCTATGGTCTGGGGATGACCGGTTACCTGCTGCGGGATGTGCTGGTGCGGATCTTCTATGCCCTGGAGGATGGGGCTACGCCTCTGCGCATCAGCAGCATGGCCATTGGCCTGAATGCCCTTCTGGACTTCCTATTTTTGCAGGCTTTTGGAGCGCCGGGCATTGCCCTGGCCACCGCCGGCGTCAACCTGATAGCCGTGATCGGACTGGGGATCCGGCTGCACCGGCACCTGCCAGGGATCCCTTGGCAGGAGATGGGACAAGCCCTGCTGCCGTTGCTGGGGATCACCGTCTTGGCCGGGGGGCTCAGCCATTGGCTGTGGACCCAACTGCGCTCCTACGAGATTGTGGGGTCTCCCCTGCTCACCGCCGTCATTGGGGCCGGGCTGGCCGCGGGTTTAGGTCTAAGCTTGTTCGCCGCCGGAGCTCTCTACCTGCGGATCCCAGAAGTGGAGTGGGCAGCAGCCCAACTGCGGAAACGGGTAGGACGCCGGGGGAGCAAGTTGGCAAGCCGGAACTAG